The following proteins are encoded in a genomic region of Mahella australiensis 50-1 BON:
- the radC gene encoding RadC family protein yields the protein MEYHLTMKDLPEAERPRERLYKYGPEVLSNSELLAIIISVGNKKESAVALAQRVLTYGQSDNGLMWLLQASVEEISSIEGIGPVKAGKIKAALELGRRINRTGAMNKAVIKTPQDISALLMDQMRYLKKEHFKLVQLDTKNKVIAIDDISIGTLDASIVHPREVFLSAIKHCSASVILVHNHPSGDPSPSHEDISTTKRLVQAGDILGISVLDHVIIGDGTIISLKEKNFM from the coding sequence ATGGAGTATCATTTGACTATGAAAGATTTGCCCGAGGCGGAGCGACCACGGGAGCGCTTATATAAATACGGTCCGGAGGTGTTATCCAATTCCGAACTGCTGGCTATAATTATATCGGTAGGCAATAAAAAGGAATCGGCGGTGGCTTTGGCGCAGAGGGTATTGACCTACGGGCAGAGCGATAATGGATTGATGTGGCTGTTGCAGGCCAGCGTAGAGGAGATAAGCTCCATAGAAGGCATAGGCCCTGTCAAAGCCGGTAAAATAAAAGCCGCTTTGGAATTGGGCCGACGTATTAACCGAACTGGAGCAATGAATAAAGCGGTTATAAAAACCCCTCAGGATATATCAGCCTTGCTGATGGACCAGATGAGATATCTGAAAAAGGAGCATTTTAAGCTGGTACAATTGGATACCAAGAACAAGGTTATAGCCATAGATGATATATCCATAGGTACATTGGATGCGTCTATAGTGCATCCGCGAGAGGTGTTCTTAAGCGCTATAAAGCATTGCAGCGCATCGGTTATATTGGTTCATAATCACCCGAGTGGGGATCCAAGCCCCAGCCATGAGGATATTTCTACGACCAAGAGATTGGTGCAGGCGGGAGATATACTCGGAATATCGGTATTGGATCATGTTATAATAGGTGATGGAACCATAATCAGTTTGAAAGAAAAGAATTTTATGTGA
- a CDS encoding Maf family protein produces the protein MKRLILASASPRREWLLKNIGLQFETIPSNVNEDISIAKHPKEVVMCLAMDKARDVYDKTDGQRTVIAADTVVVKDDRVLGKPKDEKQAFDMLKFLQGGYHEVCSGIAVLDSEYRLEINDCEITYVKMSPMDEVTIKRYIASGEPMDKAGAYAIQGKGAVFIERVEGCYYNVVGLPIFKLFQILGQCGITAF, from the coding sequence ATGAAGCGTTTGATATTGGCATCGGCATCGCCGCGCAGGGAATGGTTGTTAAAGAACATAGGGCTGCAGTTTGAAACAATACCGAGCAATGTAAACGAGGATATATCGATCGCTAAACATCCTAAAGAAGTGGTCATGTGCCTGGCTATGGATAAAGCGAGGGATGTGTACGATAAAACCGATGGCCAACGTACTGTAATAGCGGCTGATACTGTAGTGGTAAAAGATGACCGAGTATTAGGTAAACCTAAAGATGAAAAACAGGCCTTCGATATGCTGAAGTTTTTGCAAGGCGGTTATCATGAGGTATGCAGCGGTATTGCAGTATTGGATTCTGAGTATAGATTAGAGATAAATGATTGCGAAATTACCTATGTAAAAATGTCGCCGATGGATGAGGTTACTATAAAACGATATATAGCATCTGGCGAACCTATGGACAAAGCTGGGGCTTATGCTATACAGGGGAAAGGTGCCGTATTTATAGAAAGGGTGGAAGGCTGCTACTATAACGTGGTCGGCCTGCCTATATTTAAGTTATTTCAGATACTGGGGCAATGTGGCATTACAGCATTTTAA
- a CDS encoding DUF4321 domain-containing protein: MRNRNSKGMGYLLLILLTGAIIGGIAGDILGNYLAAFEPDWVIGMSKPLELDLYLIKLTLGLTLRLNLGSIIGMLLSLIGYLR, encoded by the coding sequence TTGCGCAATAGAAACAGCAAGGGTATGGGCTATTTGCTTTTAATACTGCTCACAGGAGCTATTATTGGAGGTATAGCAGGAGATATCCTTGGGAATTACTTAGCGGCCTTTGAACCCGATTGGGTTATAGGCATGTCCAAGCCGCTAGAATTGGACCTTTACCTTATAAAGCTGACATTAGGTTTGACGCTAAGGCTCAATCTAGGCAGCATTATAGGCATGCTGTTGTCGCTCATAGGATATCTGCGATAA
- the lysS gene encoding lysine--tRNA ligase, producing MERDDIIQYQEDNELIAIRRNKLEALTAKGLNPFSHKKYQITHNSKEVKEQFDSLDGCEVSIAGRIMAKRGHGKASFCDIMDELGEIQLYVKMDEVGSEAYELFRDLDIGDILGVIGIVFKTHSGEISVKVKTFELLAKSLRPLPEKWHGLQDPDLRYRRRYLDLIMNDKVKETFVTRSRIIKTMRNFLDARGYLEVETPVLQTTAGGATARPFITHHNALDIDMYLRIATELHLKRLIIGGFERVYEIGRIFRNEGMDIKHNPEFTTIELYEAYCDYHDMMDLTEQLITYIAQEVLGTLKITYQGQEIDLALPWRRMRMVDAIKEFTGEDFEAVASDDQARALARRLGVEIKDSDTRGNVINAVFETFVEEHLVQPTFILDYPIEVSPLAKRTDYDPMMAERFELFITGREIANAFSELNDPLDQRQRFIMQAKQRAAGDEEAHMMDEDFVMAMEYGMPPTGGLGIGVDRLVMLLTDSYSIRDVILFPTMRPKTSQ from the coding sequence ATGGAAAGAGATGATATAATACAATATCAAGAGGATAATGAACTTATAGCTATCAGAAGAAATAAATTAGAGGCCCTTACGGCAAAGGGGCTTAATCCGTTTTCTCACAAGAAATACCAGATAACGCATAATTCCAAAGAGGTAAAAGAACAATTTGACAGCTTGGATGGCTGTGAAGTATCCATAGCTGGGCGTATAATGGCTAAAAGAGGTCATGGCAAGGCATCTTTTTGCGATATTATGGATGAATTGGGCGAAATCCAGTTATATGTCAAGATGGATGAAGTAGGGTCGGAGGCCTATGAATTGTTCAGAGATCTCGATATAGGGGATATATTGGGCGTAATTGGTATAGTTTTTAAGACGCATAGTGGAGAGATATCGGTAAAGGTAAAAACCTTCGAATTATTGGCCAAGTCGTTGAGACCGCTGCCAGAGAAATGGCATGGTTTACAGGATCCGGATTTACGTTATAGGCGACGATATTTGGATCTTATAATGAACGATAAGGTTAAAGAAACCTTTGTAACCAGAAGCCGCATAATAAAAACTATGAGAAACTTTTTGGATGCGAGGGGTTATTTAGAAGTAGAAACGCCGGTATTGCAGACCACGGCCGGCGGCGCTACTGCTAGGCCGTTTATCACACACCACAATGCATTGGATATAGACATGTACCTTCGTATAGCTACAGAACTTCATCTCAAAAGGCTGATCATAGGTGGCTTTGAAAGGGTATACGAGATAGGCAGAATCTTCAGGAATGAAGGCATGGATATAAAGCATAATCCTGAGTTTACTACTATAGAACTGTATGAGGCGTACTGTGATTATCATGATATGATGGACCTTACCGAGCAGCTTATAACGTATATAGCTCAGGAGGTATTGGGCACATTGAAGATAACATACCAGGGACAGGAGATAGATTTGGCCCTTCCGTGGAGAAGGATGCGTATGGTAGATGCCATAAAGGAATTTACCGGAGAGGATTTCGAAGCTGTGGCATCTGATGATCAGGCGCGTGCCCTAGCACGCCGTCTTGGAGTAGAAATAAAGGATTCTGATACCCGCGGCAATGTTATAAACGCTGTATTCGAGACCTTTGTGGAAGAGCATCTGGTGCAGCCGACTTTTATATTAGATTATCCTATTGAAGTATCGCCGTTGGCTAAACGCACCGATTATGATCCTATGATGGCCGAACGCTTTGAGTTGTTCATAACCGGGCGCGAGATAGCCAATGCTTTTAGCGAACTGAACGATCCGCTGGATCAGCGCCAGAGATTTATTATGCAGGCCAAGCAAAGAGCGGCGGGCGATGAAGAGGCTCATATGATGGATGAGGATTTTGTCATGGCTATGGAATATGGTATGCCACCTACCGGTGGCCTTGGCATAGGAGTGGACAGGCTGGTTATGTTGCTCACCGATTCGTATTCCATACGTGATGTCATACTGTTTCCAACCATGCGGCCTAAGACTAGCCAATAA
- the greA gene encoding transcription elongation factor GreA: MNKETLLTVEGIEKLEKELEYLKTVKRREIAAKIKQALAFGDLSENAEYDEAKNEQAFVEGRIVTLENMLRNAKVIDADEITTDKVTIGSTVVLRDIEMGDDEEYVIVGSAEADPFKHKISNESPVGKALLGKSKGDIVEITVPDGIIRYSIVDIKK; this comes from the coding sequence ATCAACAAAGAGACGCTTTTAACTGTGGAAGGCATAGAAAAACTGGAAAAAGAGTTAGAGTATCTTAAGACCGTTAAGAGGCGCGAGATCGCTGCTAAAATAAAACAGGCTTTAGCATTTGGCGATTTATCCGAGAATGCCGAATATGATGAGGCAAAGAATGAACAGGCCTTTGTGGAAGGACGTATAGTTACATTGGAGAACATGCTCCGCAATGCCAAGGTTATCGATGCGGACGAAATAACCACGGATAAAGTGACTATAGGGTCAACCGTAGTGCTGCGGGATATAGAAATGGGAGACGATGAAGAGTATGTCATAGTGGGCTCGGCTGAAGCTGATCCGTTTAAGCATAAGATTTCCAACGAATCGCCTGTGGGCAAGGCTTTATTGGGCAAAAGCAAAGGCGATATAGTGGAAATAACGGTACCAGACGGTATTATAAGGTACAGCATAGTAGATATAAAAAAATAA
- a CDS encoding helix-turn-helix domain-containing protein: protein MNLIHIGEKVINLEKIYNKIDKILEARSSGLSQQEVADKLNVDRTFISRLEGIGEVHKGKDIAVAGFPIKNKDEVISVLEKHGIDFYIIMTEQERREFAESKNGAELINELMALLAKGRSYDVVIVIASDMRSKMLAALLDKEIITINIGHSPLTQDVYIDPALLDSVIESIKDKKA, encoded by the coding sequence ATGAACCTTATACATATAGGCGAAAAGGTAATAAACTTAGAAAAAATATATAATAAAATCGATAAAATCTTGGAAGCACGCTCATCGGGCTTATCGCAGCAAGAGGTAGCTGATAAACTCAATGTAGATCGTACCTTTATCTCTCGTTTGGAAGGGATAGGTGAAGTGCACAAAGGGAAAGATATAGCTGTAGCTGGTTTTCCTATAAAAAATAAGGACGAGGTCATATCGGTATTGGAAAAGCACGGTATAGACTTTTATATCATTATGACCGAACAGGAGCGAAGGGAATTTGCCGAGAGCAAGAACGGCGCAGAGTTGATAAATGAGCTTATGGCCCTGTTGGCTAAAGGTCGTTCTTACGATGTGGTCATAGTTATAGCTTCCGATATGCGCAGCAAAATGTTGGCAGCACTGCTTGATAAGGAGATTATAACTATAAATATAGGCCATTCGCCGTTGACTCAGGACGTATACATAGATCCTGCCTTGCTCGACAGCGTTATTGAATCTATAAAGGATAAAAAGGCTTGA
- the dusB gene encoding tRNA dihydrouridine synthase DusB codes for MAIGDVNLANNVLLAPMAGVTDMAFRILCHREGCGLVATEMVSAKGVLYNSKDDIWHVSSEERPVAIQLFGHEPDVMAEAAKIICHNVFPDIIDINMGCPVAKVVNKSEGCALMRDIPLAFSIMKAVVNAVRQPVTVKIRKGWDEQHVNAAELAVAAEHAGISAVTVHGRTREQFYTGIADWDIIGAVKQSVSIPVIGNGDVKSPHDAKQMLEYTGCDGVMIGRAACGNPWVFKRTIHYLRTGELLPLPTAEDRINKAIEHLDMEIALKGEYLAVRQMRKHIAWYIKGLRDASLVRDKLNRLDNSDDVKKLLMGYLEHVESMK; via the coding sequence TTGGCTATAGGAGATGTTAATTTAGCCAATAATGTATTGTTGGCGCCTATGGCTGGGGTAACGGATATGGCTTTTCGCATACTGTGCCATCGTGAAGGGTGTGGCTTAGTAGCTACTGAGATGGTAAGTGCGAAGGGTGTGTTGTATAACAGCAAGGACGATATATGGCACGTTAGTTCTGAAGAGAGACCAGTGGCCATTCAACTGTTCGGCCATGAGCCAGATGTAATGGCCGAGGCGGCTAAAATTATATGCCATAATGTTTTTCCCGATATCATAGATATAAATATGGGGTGCCCGGTCGCTAAAGTAGTTAACAAAAGTGAGGGCTGTGCATTGATGCGAGATATACCGTTGGCTTTTTCTATCATGAAGGCAGTGGTAAATGCCGTGCGACAGCCTGTGACAGTGAAAATTCGCAAGGGATGGGATGAGCAGCATGTGAATGCAGCAGAATTGGCTGTAGCCGCCGAGCATGCCGGTATAAGCGCTGTAACGGTACACGGCAGAACACGTGAGCAGTTCTATACCGGTATAGCAGATTGGGATATTATAGGAGCAGTGAAACAGAGCGTATCCATTCCGGTTATAGGAAATGGAGATGTGAAATCTCCTCACGATGCTAAACAAATGCTGGAATATACAGGCTGCGATGGCGTAATGATAGGACGTGCTGCTTGTGGCAATCCGTGGGTATTCAAGAGGACGATTCACTACCTTAGAACAGGCGAGCTTTTGCCTTTGCCTACAGCGGAGGATAGAATAAATAAGGCTATAGAACACCTCGATATGGAAATTGCATTGAAGGGCGAATATTTGGCGGTGAGACAAATGCGCAAGCACATAGCATGGTATATAAAAGGACTGCGTGATGCATCGTTGGTGCGTGACAAGCTTAATCGTCTGGATAACAGCGATGATGTAAAGAAATTGCTTATGGGTTACCTTGAACATGTGGAGAGTATGAAATGA
- a CDS encoding nicotinate phosphoribosyltransferase gives MDELKTLSQVKGYEVTSDRQLYSAQHDEILAGATTDIYFIRTMEILEHMNLAHTEVVAEIFARKPGMLAGVQEVFNILADKNVEIWSLKEGETFEPKETIIRIKGSYDEFGKFETVILGCLASSSAWATAARECKEACNGKQLLCFGARHVHPAVAPVMERAALVGGADNASCILGAKLFGKEPSGTVPHAAFLIAGDTVAVAKAYDESMPVSDPRIILIDTFKDEAEEAVRVAEFLGDKLYGIRLDTPSERGGVTPALVEEVKARLCKAGFPHVKIIVSGGLYPEKIRQLAQAGVDSFGVGSYISGAHPIDMTMDIKEVNGKPIAKRGRIPGIIDNPKLIKVK, from the coding sequence ATGGACGAACTAAAAACGCTGAGCCAGGTCAAGGGCTACGAAGTAACAAGTGATAGGCAGCTTTATTCCGCGCAGCACGACGAAATACTGGCTGGTGCGACTACCGATATATATTTCATACGTACTATGGAAATATTGGAACATATGAATTTAGCACATACCGAGGTTGTAGCCGAGATATTCGCTCGCAAACCCGGCATGTTGGCTGGTGTTCAAGAGGTCTTTAATATATTGGCCGATAAAAATGTTGAGATATGGAGTTTAAAAGAAGGGGAAACATTTGAACCCAAAGAAACCATAATACGTATTAAAGGCAGTTATGATGAATTCGGCAAGTTCGAGACCGTTATATTAGGCTGCTTGGCCAGTTCTAGTGCATGGGCGACGGCTGCTAGAGAATGCAAAGAGGCTTGTAATGGTAAACAATTGCTGTGCTTTGGAGCAAGACATGTCCATCCGGCGGTGGCTCCTGTGATGGAAAGGGCAGCCTTGGTAGGTGGCGCTGACAATGCCAGTTGTATATTGGGGGCTAAATTATTTGGAAAAGAACCATCAGGAACTGTACCTCATGCGGCTTTCTTGATAGCAGGGGATACTGTAGCGGTAGCCAAAGCCTATGATGAATCCATGCCAGTATCTGACCCACGCATTATATTAATAGATACATTTAAAGACGAGGCAGAAGAGGCTGTCAGAGTGGCTGAATTTTTGGGCGATAAATTGTACGGAATACGATTGGATACACCAAGTGAAAGAGGCGGCGTGACGCCGGCATTGGTAGAAGAAGTAAAAGCCAGATTATGCAAAGCTGGTTTCCCTCACGTTAAGATAATAGTATCAGGTGGCCTTTATCCGGAAAAAATACGCCAATTAGCTCAAGCAGGCGTAGATTCTTTTGGAGTGGGCAGTTACATATCCGGTGCTCACCCCATAGATATGACTATGGATATAAAAGAAGTAAACGGTAAGCCTATAGCTAAACGTGGTCGGATACCAGGAATTATAGATAATCCTAAACTCATAAAGGTTAAATGA
- the spoIIP gene encoding stage II sporulation protein P, protein MRFKVIKVSHLLYYSVAIILIALIIALVLRLFLISRTEPMEQPAAPAFAVNAQLSDKTTSDISVQDNADFYNISLDKALPVLLGQPSPKAQVSASLASFISSIASVNMGQPNSLLNLQIPMLAGAPQSISVSSRGAARITPGVEKIEDEDGDIILHNSDEEVNIDINDVTDDLEDIQLTGSGPQILIYHTHATESYKPSSKYNYKPSNSRTTDTDFNMVRVGKQLAYYLKKDYAINVYQDVTLHDYPSYNDSYANSLVSIQKDIKKYPTLKMFLDLHRNAYGTSNINPDDTVVINGVPAARIIMVIGTGQGFKDKPQYKENYKLALKLKDELDKVAPGISKGIMVKTGRYNQHISTNAVLIEVGSDHNTLDEALESTKYLAQAIANIVKQ, encoded by the coding sequence ATGAGATTTAAGGTTATAAAAGTTTCTCACTTGCTGTATTATAGCGTCGCTATTATATTGATCGCGCTCATAATAGCGCTGGTACTGAGACTTTTTCTTATAAGCCGTACCGAACCCATGGAACAACCGGCCGCTCCAGCGTTTGCAGTCAATGCTCAATTGTCAGATAAAACTACATCGGATATATCGGTGCAGGATAACGCTGATTTCTATAATATCAGCCTTGACAAGGCATTGCCGGTACTGCTTGGGCAACCTTCGCCTAAAGCACAAGTATCTGCCAGCCTGGCTTCATTTATAAGCAGCATTGCATCTGTAAATATGGGGCAACCAAACTCTCTGCTTAACCTCCAGATACCTATGCTGGCCGGAGCCCCACAGTCTATAAGCGTGTCCAGCCGCGGCGCTGCGAGGATAACGCCGGGCGTGGAGAAGATAGAAGATGAAGACGGTGATATAATACTGCATAATTCCGATGAGGAGGTTAACATAGATATAAACGACGTAACCGATGACTTAGAGGATATACAACTTACCGGCAGCGGGCCTCAGATACTTATATATCATACTCATGCTACCGAGTCGTATAAACCGAGCAGTAAATATAACTATAAACCCAGTAACAGCCGTACTACCGATACGGACTTTAACATGGTGAGGGTCGGCAAACAGTTGGCGTATTATCTTAAGAAGGATTATGCCATAAATGTTTACCAAGATGTTACATTGCATGATTATCCCAGCTATAATGACTCATATGCTAATTCGCTGGTCAGTATACAAAAAGATATAAAAAAATATCCAACACTCAAAATGTTTTTGGATCTGCATAGAAATGCTTATGGTACGAGCAATATAAATCCTGATGATACAGTTGTCATAAACGGCGTGCCGGCTGCGCGAATAATAATGGTAATAGGCACGGGGCAGGGATTCAAAGACAAGCCTCAATATAAGGAAAACTACAAGTTAGCACTGAAACTGAAAGATGAATTGGATAAAGTGGCTCCGGGTATAAGTAAGGGTATAATGGTCAAGACTGGACGATATAACCAACATATATCTACCAATGCTGTATTGATCGAAGTGGGCAGCGACCACAATACATTGGATGAAGCCTTGGAATCAACCAAATATCTGGCTCAAGCTATAGCTAATATAGTAAAGCAATAG
- the gpr gene encoding GPR endopeptidase, producing the protein MDNNIRTDLAVEARELYKEGNAGEVPGVEVEDESSLNVKVTRVKIISQEGQQAMGKPMGTYITIEADKLRDRDMDVEDEVSRVLAKEMVALLKVDKDALALVVGLGNWNVTPDALGPRVISKLMVTKHLLELKPEYKDSGLRPVCAITPGVLGTTGMETSDIIEGIIEKIKPDFIIAIDALASRRMNRISTSIQIADTGINPGSGIGNYRSALSQDVLGIPVIAIGVPTVVDAGTMANDTIDMLIETLMKQSKGDTQFYSVLKSMDRDEKYNLITEVISPYVGKLMVTPKDIDAVIDDVSRIIANGINISLHENVTLEDVNRYVN; encoded by the coding sequence TTGGACAACAATATACGGACGGACTTGGCTGTAGAGGCTAGGGAATTATATAAAGAGGGCAATGCCGGCGAGGTGCCTGGCGTAGAGGTTGAAGACGAGAGCAGCCTTAATGTCAAAGTTACAAGGGTAAAGATAATTTCTCAAGAAGGGCAACAAGCTATGGGCAAGCCGATGGGTACTTATATAACCATTGAGGCTGATAAACTTAGAGATAGGGATATGGACGTGGAAGACGAAGTCAGCCGCGTACTAGCCAAAGAGATGGTAGCATTGCTGAAAGTGGATAAAGATGCGCTTGCGTTGGTAGTAGGGCTGGGTAATTGGAATGTGACGCCAGATGCACTTGGCCCACGCGTAATATCTAAATTGATGGTGACCAAGCATCTACTTGAACTAAAACCGGAATATAAGGATAGCGGTTTGAGACCAGTATGCGCCATAACGCCAGGAGTACTCGGAACTACCGGCATGGAGACCAGCGATATCATAGAAGGCATAATAGAAAAGATAAAGCCTGATTTTATAATAGCCATAGATGCTTTGGCTTCAAGACGTATGAATAGGATAAGTACATCCATACAAATAGCTGATACCGGTATAAATCCAGGCTCTGGCATAGGCAATTATAGATCCGCTTTAAGCCAAGACGTATTGGGTATACCAGTTATAGCCATAGGTGTACCTACGGTAGTAGATGCCGGTACTATGGCTAACGATACCATCGATATGCTCATAGAAACGCTTATGAAACAGAGCAAGGGCGATACGCAGTTTTATAGTGTGCTCAAATCCATGGACAGGGATGAAAAATACAACCTAATAACCGAGGTGATATCCCCATATGTAGGTAAACTCATGGTTACACCTAAAGACATAGATGCCGTTATCGACGATGTATCGCGTATAATAGCCAACGGTATAAATATCTCGCTCCATGAAAACGTAACCCTTGAGGACGTGAATCGTTATGTAAACTGA
- the rpsT gene encoding 30S ribosomal protein S20, with the protein MANIKSAKKRIEIAKANTLRNKANKSRMKTAIKKFEMTLANGDTENARRAYTEAISIIDKTASKGIIHKNKAARHKAALAFKLNAVSK; encoded by the coding sequence TTGGCAAATATAAAATCGGCTAAAAAGAGGATAGAAATAGCTAAAGCTAATACTTTGAGAAACAAGGCTAATAAGTCCCGTATGAAAACGGCGATAAAGAAATTCGAGATGACATTGGCCAATGGTGATACAGAAAATGCACGCAGAGCTTATACCGAAGCGATAAGCATAATAGACAAGACCGCTTCGAAAGGCATTATTCATAAAAATAAAGCCGCTCGGCATAAAGCAGCTTTAGCTTTTAAATTAAATGCTGTGAGCAAATAA
- a CDS encoding CheR family methyltransferase, which produces MDFEDFKKEVYNITGIDLSAYKERQMKRRIDFLLARKQMGNYENYIELIKNDASAREEFMTYITINVSEFYRNPMQWQILERDILPDILQKGHTPRVWSAACSSGEEPYSLVMALNRYLPLQKIRIDASDIDAEALKRAQEGVYAEQSLKNLSADMIKHYFDKQGNMYRIHDDVKACVDFKRQDLLKDTFPTDYYDLILCRNVVIYFTEEAKNMLYKKFYEALVPYGILFVGGTEQIILPNRFGFINYKPFFYQKAK; this is translated from the coding sequence ATGGATTTTGAGGATTTTAAGAAAGAAGTATATAACATTACGGGCATAGATTTATCTGCTTATAAAGAGCGTCAAATGAAGCGGCGTATAGATTTTCTGTTGGCCAGAAAGCAGATGGGGAACTATGAAAATTACATAGAACTTATAAAAAATGATGCTTCCGCCAGAGAAGAATTTATGACATATATAACTATAAATGTTTCGGAATTTTATAGAAATCCTATGCAATGGCAGATTTTAGAGCGCGATATATTACCCGATATATTACAAAAAGGACATACGCCTAGGGTATGGAGTGCGGCTTGTTCATCAGGTGAAGAACCTTACTCGCTAGTCATGGCGCTGAATAGATATTTGCCTTTGCAAAAAATACGTATTGATGCAAGCGATATAGACGCTGAGGCTCTAAAAAGGGCGCAGGAGGGTGTATATGCGGAGCAGAGTCTGAAAAATTTGTCGGCAGATATGATAAAGCACTATTTTGATAAACAAGGAAATATGTATAGAATACATGACGATGTAAAAGCTTGTGTCGATTTTAAAAGACAAGATTTGCTTAAAGATACATTTCCAACCGATTATTATGATCTCATATTATGCAGAAATGTGGTAATATATTTTACTGAAGAAGCTAAAAATATGTTATATAAGAAATTCTATGAAGCGCTGGTGCCTTACGGTATATTATTTGTGGGCGGTACGGAACAGATAATATTGCCCAATCGTTTTGGATTTATAAACTATAAACCGTTCTTCTATCAAAAAGCAAAATAA
- a CDS encoding DUF1540 domain-containing protein, giving the protein MPGKANRLDNPIDRVKCVVDSCQYWDNGNRCKAQAIEVQPPGANDSQDTDCATFTPKGQM; this is encoded by the coding sequence TTGCCAGGCAAAGCGAATAGATTGGATAACCCTATAGATCGTGTAAAATGTGTAGTCGATAGCTGTCAATATTGGGATAATGGGAATAGATGTAAAGCACAGGCTATAGAAGTACAGCCTCCGGGTGCCAATGATTCTCAGGATACCGATTGTGCCACTTTTACCCCTAAAGGTCAAATGTAA
- the speD gene encoding adenosylmethionine decarboxylase: protein MYALGRHILAEMYGCAPEILDDQETVEKIMVQAAIEAGAEIREVAFHKFSPQGVSGVVVISESHLAIHTWPEFGYAAVDVFTCGTRVNPWDACNYLTEKFRAEHMTATEVKRGIFEEPVKVANY from the coding sequence ATGTATGCATTAGGTCGCCATATTCTGGCAGAAATGTATGGCTGTGCGCCGGAAATATTGGATGATCAGGAAACAGTGGAAAAAATCATGGTACAGGCTGCTATCGAGGCTGGTGCTGAGATCAGGGAAGTGGCCTTTCATAAATTCAGCCCGCAAGGCGTAAGCGGTGTAGTGGTTATATCCGAATCGCATCTGGCTATTCATACATGGCCAGAATTCGGTTATGCAGCCGTAGACGTATTTACGTGTGGTACTAGAGTTAATCCTTGGGATGCCTGTAATTATCTAACAGAGAAGTTCCGGGCTGAACATATGACTGCTACCGAGGTTAAGCGCGGAATCTTTGAAGAACCTGTAAAAGTGGCTAACTACTGA